One window of the Oceanicaulis sp. genome contains the following:
- a CDS encoding flagellar motor protein MotB, with protein sequence MSMATDQPIIIKKVKKGGGHGHHGGAWKVAYADFVTAMMAFFLMMWLINNTEPEQRQGIADYFAPASVSQSTSGSGGILAGTAFGEEGVRGSGSASVVDRLAPRPAEVRDREQESPDTGAESSAEPEPTVDAVANALARREAAQFESAEQSLRQALQDMPELAELSRHVIIEETPEGLRIQLIDQEGRPMFNPGQVEPNERASVLLRAIAEIAARLPNRISVSGHTDASPAPASGPSNWELSSARANAALSVLTGSGIPEHRIAEVRGKAGAEPLFPDDPYLPGNRRLSITLLREAPVIPPDRRL encoded by the coding sequence ATGAGCATGGCGACGGATCAACCGATCATCATCAAGAAAGTCAAGAAGGGCGGCGGGCACGGCCACCATGGCGGCGCGTGGAAAGTCGCCTATGCCGACTTCGTGACCGCGATGATGGCCTTCTTCCTGATGATGTGGCTCATCAACAATACCGAACCCGAGCAGCGCCAGGGCATTGCGGACTATTTCGCCCCGGCCAGCGTCAGCCAGTCCACCTCCGGCTCGGGCGGCATTCTCGCAGGCACGGCGTTCGGCGAGGAAGGCGTGCGCGGTTCCGGCTCGGCCTCGGTCGTCGACCGCCTCGCCCCCCGCCCCGCCGAGGTGCGCGACCGCGAGCAGGAAAGCCCCGACACCGGCGCTGAGAGCTCCGCCGAGCCCGAACCGACCGTCGACGCAGTGGCGAACGCGCTGGCCCGCCGCGAGGCCGCCCAGTTCGAAAGCGCCGAGCAGTCCCTGCGCCAGGCGCTGCAGGACATGCCTGAACTGGCCGAGCTGTCGCGTCATGTGATCATTGAGGAGACGCCCGAAGGGCTGCGCATCCAGCTGATCGACCAGGAAGGCCGGCCGATGTTCAACCCCGGCCAGGTCGAACCCAACGAGCGGGCGAGCGTGCTGCTGCGCGCGATCGCCGAGATCGCGGCCCGCCTGCCCAACCGGATCAGCGTCTCCGGTCACACCGATGCGAGCCCGGCGCCGGCTTCCGGTCCGTCGAACTGGGAGCTCTCCTCGGCGCGCGCCAACGCGGCGCTGAGCGTACTCACAGGCTCGGGCATTCCCGAGCACCGCATCGCCGAGGTGCGCGGCAAGGCGGGCGCAGAGCCCCTCTTCCCCGACGATCCCTATCTTCCGGGCAATCGCCGCCTGTCGATCACGCTTCTGCGCGAAGCTCCGGTCATCCCGCCCGACCGCCGGCTCTGA
- a CDS encoding trimeric intracellular cation channel family protein has translation MPELVTVALVFIALDFAGIALFALSGGIIAARKGLDPFGAAAIGVAAGMGGGTIRDILLGALPVYWIEAPQYLAVAVIAGVAGYYGSELVRGETGARRRALVWADAAGLSVFCVLGAQAGLEAGAHWSIALVTGVLSAAFGGVLRDVIVNDVPLIFREDVYALAALFGAGVYVILVALGLGESLAAPIAALAAFALRGCAIVFRWSLPPIGKVD, from the coding sequence ATGCCCGAGCTCGTCACCGTCGCGCTCGTCTTCATCGCGCTCGATTTTGCGGGCATCGCCCTGTTCGCGCTCTCCGGCGGGATCATCGCCGCCCGGAAAGGCCTGGATCCGTTCGGCGCAGCTGCGATCGGGGTGGCCGCGGGCATGGGCGGGGGGACCATTCGCGACATCCTTCTCGGGGCGCTGCCGGTCTACTGGATCGAAGCGCCGCAATACCTCGCCGTCGCGGTTATTGCAGGCGTTGCAGGCTATTACGGCTCGGAGCTCGTGCGCGGTGAGACCGGCGCCCGCCGACGGGCGCTCGTCTGGGCTGACGCGGCGGGGCTCAGCGTGTTCTGCGTGCTCGGCGCGCAGGCGGGGCTCGAAGCGGGCGCGCACTGGTCGATCGCGCTCGTCACCGGCGTGCTCAGCGCCGCGTTCGGCGGCGTGCTGCGGGACGTCATCGTCAACGACGTGCCGCTGATCTTTCGCGAGGACGTCTATGCGCTCGCCGCCCTGTTTGGGGCGGGCGTTTACGTGATCCTGGTCGCTCTAGGTCTCGGCGAAAGCCTCGCCGCACCCATCGCTGCGCTGGCGGCCTTCGCGCTCAGGGGCTGCGCGATCGTGTTCAGGTGGAGCCTGCCGCCGATCGGGAAGGTGGATTGA
- a CDS encoding DUF4396 domain-containing protein has product MQTVFSLLESPWLLAFLVAQAACAVVILVLDIRKNNPAMPSMMKWVWGFSVAYSGFFGLLIYWSSGRPKISDDRDWRRGFRSTAHCYSGCGMGEISGVVIAVGLLSLSNIWVAAITFTLAYVFGYAATVFPMMQEGVDLKTALKDAVYSETASIAVMEIVAIGADLYLAGEAGMGSPRFWSALIISLTLGFVAAWPVNYLLVKLGVKEGMGDPREYGQAAEA; this is encoded by the coding sequence ATGCAGACCGTATTCTCGCTTCTCGAAAGCCCGTGGCTGCTCGCGTTTCTGGTCGCCCAGGCGGCGTGCGCGGTGGTGATCCTCGTGCTCGACATCCGCAAGAACAACCCGGCCATGCCCTCGATGATGAAATGGGTGTGGGGGTTCTCGGTCGCCTATTCGGGCTTTTTCGGCCTCTTGATCTACTGGTCGAGCGGCCGGCCGAAAATCTCCGACGATCGCGACTGGCGGCGCGGCTTCCGGTCGACGGCGCACTGTTATTCAGGATGCGGCATGGGCGAGATTTCCGGCGTGGTCATCGCCGTGGGCCTGCTCTCGCTTTCAAACATCTGGGTCGCTGCGATCACCTTCACGCTCGCCTACGTCTTCGGTTACGCGGCGACGGTGTTCCCGATGATGCAGGAGGGGGTGGATCTCAAGACCGCGCTCAAGGACGCGGTCTATTCCGAAACCGCCTCCATCGCGGTTATGGAGATCGTCGCCATCGGTGCTGACCTCTATCTCGCCGGGGAGGCGGGGATGGGTAGCCCGCGCTTCTGGAGCGCGCTGATCATCTCGCTGACGCTCGGCTTCGTGGCCGCCTGGCCGGTGAACTACCTGCTGGTCAAGCTCGGCGTGAAGGAAGGCATGGGCGATCCGCGCGAGTACGGCCAGGCCGCCGAAGCCTGA
- the mmsB gene encoding 3-hydroxyisobutyrate dehydrogenase — translation MLLREARMAEIAFIGLGNMGSGMAANLVKAGHAVRAYDLNPDAVKALAEKGAKAASSVENAVEGAEVVVTMLPAGPHVRSIYLGDAGVLSLAGKDTVVIDCSTIDVETAREVGETAAKAGFSFVDAPVSGGVAAAEGGTLTFMVGGPEEAFAKAEPILQKMGKAVIRAGDAGAGQAAKICNNMLLAVHMIGTCEAMNLAIKLGLDPQNFFDIASKASGQNWSLTSYCPVPGPVPAAPSNRDYKPGFAAPMMLKDLKLAMGAAHRANASTPMGAQAEALYEMFVNNGGEGQDFSGVIKLLSGELKPSA, via the coding sequence ATACTTTTAAGGGAGGCCCGCATGGCCGAGATCGCATTCATCGGACTTGGAAACATGGGCTCGGGCATGGCCGCGAACCTGGTGAAGGCCGGCCACGCCGTGCGCGCCTATGATCTCAATCCCGACGCGGTGAAGGCGCTGGCTGAAAAGGGCGCGAAAGCCGCCTCCAGCGTCGAGAACGCCGTCGAGGGCGCGGAAGTGGTCGTCACCATGCTGCCCGCCGGCCCGCATGTTCGATCGATCTATCTCGGCGACGCAGGTGTGCTGTCGCTGGCCGGGAAAGACACCGTAGTCATCGACTGCTCCACCATCGATGTGGAGACCGCGCGCGAGGTCGGCGAGACTGCAGCGAAAGCCGGGTTCAGCTTCGTCGACGCGCCGGTTTCCGGCGGGGTCGCTGCGGCCGAAGGCGGCACGCTCACCTTCATGGTCGGCGGCCCTGAAGAGGCCTTCGCCAAGGCCGAACCGATCCTTCAGAAGATGGGCAAGGCGGTGATCCGGGCCGGCGACGCCGGCGCCGGGCAGGCGGCGAAGATCTGCAACAACATGCTGCTCGCCGTACACATGATCGGCACCTGCGAGGCGATGAACCTCGCGATCAAGCTCGGCCTCGACCCGCAGAACTTCTTCGACATCGCCTCCAAGGCGTCGGGGCAGAACTGGTCGCTGACGAGCTATTGCCCGGTCCCCGGGCCGGTGCCCGCCGCGCCGTCCAACCGCGATTACAAGCCCGGCTTCGCCGCGCCGATGATGCTCAAGGATCTCAAGCTCGCCATGGGCGCGGCCCATCGCGCGAACGCCTCCACGCCGATGGGCGCGCAGGCCGAGGCGCTCTACGAGATGTTCGTGAACAATGGCGGCGAGGGTCAGGATTTCTCCGGCGTCATCAAGCTTCTGTCGGGCGAGCTGAAGCCAAGCGCTTGA
- a CDS encoding PLP-dependent aspartate aminotransferase family protein: MDKQPATLAAQALHRTDPETGAVIPPLHASTTFMRDAHNQLVGPMDYRRPQGPTELHAADILAALEGGAAARLFGSGLAAAAAVFDTVKPGAVILAQTQMYYGAKKLLQHIESSGRIRLAFFDPSIPGDLAAKAREAFPELIWVETPANPAWTVVDIAEAHEAARDAGAVLAVDGTCSPPCTTRALEHGADLVMHSCTKYLNGHSDVLAGAVVTKAEDERWARLCAHHSLAGAVPGALETWLLIRGMRTLFVRFERQSANAMALAKALQGHPKLDAVLYPGLETHPGHAVAARQMTGGFGGLLSVRVKGGAKAAARLATSTEVFLQATSIGGVESLIEHRKPIEGPESPTPDDLVRLSCGIEAEADLVADMMQALERV, translated from the coding sequence ATGGATAAGCAGCCCGCCACCCTCGCCGCGCAGGCGCTGCACCGGACCGATCCCGAGACCGGCGCGGTGATCCCGCCGCTTCACGCCTCGACGACCTTCATGCGGGACGCGCATAACCAGCTCGTCGGGCCGATGGATTACCGCCGCCCGCAAGGGCCGACCGAGCTGCACGCCGCAGACATCCTCGCTGCGCTGGAAGGCGGAGCGGCGGCGCGGCTGTTCGGTTCGGGACTGGCGGCGGCGGCCGCAGTATTCGACACGGTGAAGCCGGGCGCGGTGATCCTGGCGCAGACGCAGATGTATTACGGCGCGAAGAAGCTGCTGCAACACATTGAATCATCTGGCCGTATCAGGCTCGCCTTTTTCGATCCGTCCATCCCCGGCGATCTCGCCGCCAAGGCCCGCGAGGCCTTCCCCGAACTGATCTGGGTAGAAACCCCGGCCAACCCCGCCTGGACGGTCGTCGACATCGCCGAAGCCCATGAGGCTGCGCGCGACGCTGGCGCAGTCCTGGCCGTGGACGGCACCTGTTCGCCGCCCTGCACCACGCGCGCGCTGGAGCATGGCGCGGACCTCGTCATGCATTCGTGCACAAAGTATCTGAACGGCCATTCCGACGTGCTGGCGGGCGCGGTGGTCACGAAGGCCGAAGACGAGCGCTGGGCGCGGCTGTGCGCCCATCACAGCCTCGCTGGTGCGGTTCCGGGCGCGCTCGAGACCTGGCTGCTGATCCGCGGCATGCGCACCCTGTTCGTCCGGTTCGAGCGGCAGAGCGCGAACGCGATGGCGCTGGCGAAGGCGCTGCAGGGTCATCCCAAGCTGGACGCGGTGCTCTATCCCGGCCTCGAGACCCATCCCGGTCACGCTGTCGCGGCGCGTCAGATGACCGGCGGGTTCGGCGGGCTTCTGTCGGTGCGGGTGAAAGGCGGCGCGAAAGCCGCCGCAAGGCTCGCCACGTCGACCGAAGTGTTCCTTCAGGCGACCTCGATCGGCGGGGTGGAGAGCCTGATCGAGCACAGAAAACCGATCGAAGGCCCGGAGAGCCCGACCCCGGACGATCTGGTGCGACTGTCCTGCGGGATCGAGGCGGAAGCCGATCTGGTCGCGGACATGATGCAGGCGCTGGAGCGGGTCTGA
- a CDS encoding TIGR00341 family protein, whose translation MRLIEVSFPDGERVQPLLKATLKTGPLDHRLTEPDARGRRLLRLVFRDGDGQKAVDAIQALLEDEDDWRLVVLPVEATAPRVDESADQATQKQRRTLALREELYEDVAKGAKLNSDFVLLTALSTIVVVFGLSADNVAAVIGAMVIAPLLGPILAFSFASALGDLSLMGRAAKTAAAGLALGLLISFAIGLVYDPNLFSDELMSRTVVGLDSPALALAAGAAAALSIATGLPAALVGVMVAVALLPPAAAAGLLAGAGEWTLAARAALLLSINVVAVNLAALLVYFFKGVRPRTWLERRSAKRSVYVNAAVWLVLILALSALAAHFAATSA comes from the coding sequence TTGCGCCTGATCGAGGTCTCCTTTCCTGACGGCGAACGGGTCCAGCCGCTTCTGAAAGCGACGCTGAAGACCGGTCCGCTCGATCATCGCCTGACAGAGCCCGACGCCCGCGGCCGCCGCCTCCTGCGCCTGGTTTTCCGCGACGGCGACGGGCAGAAGGCGGTCGATGCGATCCAGGCGCTGCTCGAAGACGAGGACGACTGGCGGCTCGTCGTCCTGCCCGTAGAAGCCACCGCGCCGCGCGTCGATGAAAGCGCCGATCAGGCCACGCAGAAGCAGCGCCGGACGCTGGCGCTTCGTGAAGAGCTTTACGAGGACGTCGCCAAGGGCGCGAAGCTCAACTCCGATTTCGTTTTGCTGACAGCGCTCTCGACCATCGTGGTGGTCTTCGGTCTGAGCGCCGACAACGTCGCTGCGGTGATCGGCGCGATGGTGATCGCGCCGCTTCTGGGGCCGATCCTCGCATTCAGCTTCGCCTCCGCGCTCGGCGATCTTTCGCTCATGGGCCGGGCGGCGAAGACCGCAGCGGCAGGGCTGGCGCTCGGCCTTCTCATCAGCTTCGCGATCGGGCTCGTCTACGACCCCAATCTTTTCTCCGACGAGCTGATGAGCCGCACCGTAGTGGGGCTGGACAGCCCTGCGCTCGCGCTCGCAGCAGGCGCGGCCGCCGCCCTGTCGATCGCCACCGGACTTCCAGCGGCGCTCGTGGGCGTCATGGTCGCCGTCGCGCTGCTGCCGCCTGCAGCCGCGGCGGGGCTGCTGGCCGGGGCGGGGGAGTGGACGCTCGCCGCGCGCGCCGCGCTTCTGCTTTCGATCAATGTCGTGGCGGTCAATCTCGCCGCCTTGCTCGTCTATTTCTTCAAGGGCGTCAGGCCCCGCACCTGGCTCGAGCGGCGTTCGGCCAAGCGCTCTGTCTATGTGAACGCGGCGGTGTGGCTGGTGCTCATTCTCGCGCTCAGCGCGCTTGCGGCGCATTTCGCTGCAACGAGCGCCTGA
- a CDS encoding isobutyryl-CoA dehydrogenase produces MHFELTEEQALIQDAARRFAEDRLKPNAAEWDEKKHFPVDVLKESAELGFAGIYTRDDVGGSGMSRVDAALIFEQLSRGCVSTAAFISIHNMVSWMIDSWGSEEQRQRWLPDLTAMNKIASYCLTEPGSGSDAVAMRTKAVRDGDHYVLNGSKAFISGAGTSDVYVVMCRTGDAGPKGVSAIVVEKGTEGLSFGANEKKMGWNSQPTAVVNFEDCRVPVENRLGEEGQGFSFAMQGLNGGRINIGACSLGGAAEATELALEYAKGRNQFGKAIADFQATQFKLADMATELDASRLMLLRAADALDRKDPAAPKYCAMAKRFATDLGFKIANDALQIHGGYGYLKDYPIERIVRDLRVHQILEGTNEIMRVIIAKDLLK; encoded by the coding sequence GTGCATTTCGAGCTGACCGAAGAGCAAGCCCTCATCCAAGATGCGGCGCGCCGTTTCGCCGAAGATCGCCTGAAGCCCAACGCGGCGGAATGGGACGAGAAGAAGCACTTCCCCGTCGACGTCCTTAAAGAGAGCGCCGAACTCGGCTTCGCCGGCATCTACACCCGCGACGATGTCGGCGGATCGGGCATGAGCCGCGTCGACGCCGCGCTGATCTTCGAGCAGCTGAGCCGGGGCTGCGTGTCCACCGCAGCCTTCATCTCGATCCACAACATGGTCAGCTGGATGATCGACAGCTGGGGCAGCGAAGAGCAACGCCAGCGCTGGCTTCCCGATCTCACGGCGATGAACAAGATCGCGTCCTACTGCCTGACCGAGCCGGGCTCGGGCTCGGACGCGGTCGCCATGCGCACCAAGGCGGTTCGCGACGGCGATCACTACGTGCTGAACGGCTCGAAAGCCTTCATCTCCGGTGCGGGGACCAGCGACGTCTATGTCGTGATGTGCCGCACGGGCGATGCGGGGCCCAAGGGGGTCTCGGCGATCGTGGTGGAGAAGGGGACCGAAGGGCTCAGCTTCGGCGCCAACGAGAAGAAGATGGGCTGGAACTCCCAGCCCACGGCGGTCGTCAATTTCGAGGACTGCCGCGTGCCGGTCGAAAACCGGCTGGGCGAGGAGGGGCAGGGCTTCTCCTTCGCCATGCAGGGGCTCAACGGCGGACGGATCAATATCGGCGCCTGCTCGCTGGGCGGGGCGGCCGAGGCGACTGAGCTGGCGCTTGAATACGCCAAGGGTCGCAACCAGTTCGGCAAGGCGATCGCGGACTTTCAGGCGACCCAGTTCAAGCTCGCCGACATGGCGACCGAGCTCGACGCGTCCCGCCTGATGCTGCTGCGCGCCGCCGACGCGCTCGACCGCAAGGATCCGGCCGCGCCGAAATACTGCGCCATGGCCAAGCGCTTCGCCACCGATCTGGGGTTCAAGATCGCCAACGACGCGCTGCAGATCCATGGCGGCTACGGCTATCTGAAAGACTATCCGATCGAGCGCATCGTGCGTGACCTCCGGGTCCACCAGATCCTTGAGGGCACGAATGAGATCATGCGCGTCATCATCGCCAAGGATTTGCTGAAATAG
- a CDS encoding NAD(P)-dependent oxidoreductase — MAKIAFLGLGVMGFPMAGHLAASGHEVAVWNRTSEKARNWAARHEGRACATIEEAVEGRDVVFMCLGDDPDVRAVAEPALEAMPSRSVLVDHTTASAELARQLHEAALAAGEIGFLDAPVSGGQAGAENGQLSVMCGGDAAVFERAEPVMQAYAKAVVHCGEAGAGQLTKMVNQICIAGVVQGLSEGLHFARRAGLDPETVIGAISKGAAQSWQMENRWRTMVEGEFDFGFAVNWMRKDLRIAFEEARNNGARLPVAALVDQFYAEVQAMGGERWDTSSLIARLENADTPARKG, encoded by the coding sequence ATGGCCAAGATCGCATTTCTCGGACTCGGCGTGATGGGTTTCCCGATGGCGGGCCATCTCGCCGCTTCAGGGCACGAGGTCGCCGTGTGGAACCGCACCTCTGAAAAGGCGCGCAACTGGGCCGCCCGCCATGAGGGCCGCGCCTGCGCCACGATCGAGGAGGCGGTCGAAGGCAGGGACGTCGTCTTCATGTGCCTGGGCGATGATCCGGACGTGCGCGCGGTGGCCGAACCCGCCCTCGAAGCCATGCCCAGCCGTTCGGTTCTCGTCGACCACACGACCGCCTCGGCCGAACTCGCCCGCCAGCTTCACGAAGCCGCGCTCGCCGCTGGCGAGATCGGCTTTCTGGACGCGCCGGTGTCCGGCGGGCAGGCGGGGGCGGAGAACGGTCAGCTCTCGGTCATGTGCGGCGGGGACGCGGCCGTGTTCGAGCGCGCCGAGCCGGTGATGCAGGCCTACGCCAAGGCGGTCGTTCATTGCGGCGAGGCCGGGGCCGGTCAGCTGACCAAGATGGTCAACCAGATCTGCATCGCAGGCGTGGTGCAGGGGCTCAGCGAAGGGCTTCACTTCGCAAGGCGCGCCGGGCTCGATCCCGAAACGGTGATCGGCGCGATCTCCAAAGGCGCGGCGCAGAGCTGGCAGATGGAAAATCGCTGGCGCACAATGGTCGAAGGCGAGTTTGATTTCGGGTTCGCTGTGAACTGGATGCGCAAGGATCTTCGCATCGCGTTTGAAGAGGCGCGAAACAATGGCGCGCGGCTCCCCGTCGCGGCGCTGGTCGATCAGTTCTACGCCGAAGTCCAGGCCATGGGCGGCGAACGCTGGGACACCTCCAGCCTGATCGCCCGGCTCGAAAACGCCGATACGCCGGCTCGCAAAGGATAG
- a CDS encoding enoyl-CoA hydratase/isomerase family protein has product MTEDVIIRRTGSVGRITLNRPKALNALNQDMVEAMTQALLDWAEDDAVKAVVVDGEGEKGFCAGGDIRMLAESGKAGDGRAWTFWRDEYRLNTLIEEYPKPYVALIDGVTMGGGVGVSVHGEFRVAGDRTLFAMPETGIGFHPDVGGAYFLPRLSGELGTWMGLTGARLKTADCIASGVATHYVPTERFGELIHALETENLDPHGDRIDALLDGFGGDAGESELGVRAPMIDAAFAGDDLSAIHQRLKDAGDPWSEKQASILNTKSPTSLAVTLAALRKGVDLSFRDVMVQDLRVSTRFLREGSDFYEGVRAVILDKDNSPNWGDQATDAEVAAYFEPLPDDQEMTFLD; this is encoded by the coding sequence ATGACCGAGGACGTCATCATCCGCAGGACCGGCTCTGTCGGCCGGATCACGCTGAACCGGCCGAAAGCGCTCAACGCACTCAATCAGGACATGGTCGAGGCGATGACGCAGGCGCTGCTCGACTGGGCCGAGGACGACGCGGTGAAGGCGGTGGTCGTCGACGGCGAGGGCGAGAAGGGGTTCTGCGCGGGCGGCGACATCCGGATGCTGGCCGAAAGCGGCAAGGCGGGCGACGGACGCGCCTGGACCTTCTGGCGCGACGAGTACCGGCTGAACACGCTGATCGAGGAATACCCCAAACCCTATGTGGCCCTGATCGATGGCGTGACGATGGGCGGCGGGGTCGGTGTGTCCGTGCACGGCGAGTTTCGTGTGGCGGGCGATCGCACGCTGTTCGCTATGCCCGAAACAGGGATCGGGTTTCACCCGGATGTGGGCGGCGCTTATTTCCTGCCGCGTCTCTCCGGGGAGCTCGGGACCTGGATGGGCCTGACCGGCGCGCGGCTGAAAACGGCGGACTGCATCGCGTCGGGCGTCGCGACCCACTACGTGCCCACCGAGCGGTTCGGCGAGCTCATCCATGCGCTCGAGACCGAGAACCTTGATCCGCACGGCGACCGTATCGACGCGCTGCTCGACGGGTTCGGCGGCGACGCCGGAGAGAGCGAGCTGGGCGTACGCGCCCCAATGATCGACGCGGCCTTCGCCGGTGACGATCTTTCCGCGATCCATCAGCGCCTGAAGGACGCCGGCGATCCGTGGAGCGAAAAGCAGGCCTCGATCCTGAACACCAAGTCGCCGACCTCGCTCGCCGTCACGCTCGCCGCCCTGCGCAAGGGCGTTGATCTCAGCTTCCGCGACGTGATGGTCCAGGACCTGCGCGTCTCCACCCGCTTCCTGCGCGAGGGCTCGGATTTCTATGAAGGCGTGCGTGCGGTGATCCTGGACAAGGACAATTCGCCGAACTGGGGTGACCAGGCGACAGACGCTGAAGTGGCGGCGTATTTCGAGCCGCTGCCCGACGATCAGGAAATGACGTTTCTGGACTGA
- a CDS encoding flavin reductase family protein → MDKARGFRDALGRYPTGVALITFMDAGRARAMTVNSFASVSLDPPLILWSVARDSLRYKAFRDAPVFAVNVLGADQEFLSTACAQNDDLGASGAQFSSGANGAPLVTDAIARFECARRAVHEGGDHDVIIGEVTGFDAPRDAPALVFYRSKYHAAGAKA, encoded by the coding sequence TTGGACAAGGCGCGCGGCTTTCGCGACGCGCTCGGCCGGTACCCCACCGGCGTGGCGCTGATCACCTTCATGGACGCCGGGCGGGCCCGCGCGATGACGGTGAACTCCTTTGCTTCGGTCTCCCTCGATCCGCCGCTCATCCTGTGGTCGGTCGCACGCGATTCCCTGCGCTACAAGGCGTTCCGGGATGCGCCGGTCTTTGCGGTGAACGTGCTGGGCGCGGACCAGGAGTTTCTCTCCACCGCCTGCGCGCAGAACGACGACCTCGGGGCGTCCGGCGCACAGTTCTCCTCCGGCGCAAACGGCGCGCCGCTGGTCACCGATGCGATCGCCCGGTTCGAATGCGCGCGGCGCGCCGTGCACGAAGGCGGCGACCATGACGTGATCATCGGAGAGGTGACCGGGTTCGATGCGCCGCGCGATGCGCCGGCGCTCGTCTTCTACCGCTCGAAATATCACGCAGCAGGCGCGAAAGCGTAG
- the hemB gene encoding porphobilinogen synthase, with protein MSRFPTTRLRRMRATDWSRRLMRETVLTPDDLVWTMVITDKSMSESVPSMPGVSRLTVADAAKAAVEARDLGIPAIAIFPNVDPGKKNPEGSEADNPEGLVATAIKAMKNAAPEVGIICDVALDPFTDHGHDGVLNDGKILNDETVERLVNQALMQARAGCDVIAPSDMMDGRVGAIREALDSEGFEHVLILSYAAKYASAFYGPYRDAIGSSAALQGDKKTYQMDPANTDEAIREVELDLDEGADMVMVKPGMAYLDIVARVKLEFQVPTYVFQVSGEYAMIEAAAANGWIDGERAMMESLLAFKRAGADGILTYFAPRAAKILNG; from the coding sequence ATGAGCCGCTTCCCAACCACGCGCCTGCGCCGGATGCGCGCAACCGACTGGTCGCGCCGGCTGATGCGCGAGACCGTTTTGACCCCCGACGATCTCGTCTGGACCATGGTGATAACCGACAAGTCCATGTCGGAATCCGTGCCCTCCATGCCGGGCGTCAGCCGTCTGACGGTCGCCGACGCCGCGAAGGCCGCCGTCGAAGCGCGCGATCTCGGCATTCCCGCCATCGCGATCTTTCCGAACGTCGATCCGGGCAAGAAGAATCCCGAAGGCTCCGAGGCGGACAATCCCGAAGGTCTCGTCGCGACCGCGATCAAGGCGATGAAGAACGCCGCCCCGGAGGTCGGGATCATCTGCGACGTCGCGCTCGACCCCTTCACCGATCACGGCCATGACGGCGTTCTGAATGACGGGAAGATCCTCAACGACGAAACCGTCGAGCGGCTGGTCAACCAGGCGCTGATGCAGGCGCGCGCGGGCTGCGACGTGATCGCACCGAGCGACATGATGGACGGCCGGGTCGGCGCGATCCGCGAAGCGCTCGATTCCGAGGGCTTCGAGCATGTCCTGATCCTGAGCTATGCGGCGAAATACGCCTCGGCCTTCTACGGGCCCTATCGAGACGCGATCGGGTCCTCCGCGGCGCTCCAGGGCGACAAGAAGACCTATCAGATGGACCCGGCGAACACCGACGAGGCGATCCGCGAGGTCGAGCTCGATCTCGACGAGGGCGCGGACATGGTCATGGTCAAGCCCGGCATGGCCTATCTCGACATCGTCGCGCGGGTGAAGCTGGAGTTTCAGGTCCCGACCTATGTGTTTCAGGTCTCGGGCGAATACGCGATGATCGAGGCGGCCGCCGCGAACGGCTGGATCGACGGCGAGCGCGCGATGATGGAAAGCCTGCTGGCGTTCAAGCGCGCCGGCGCGGACGGGATCCTGACCTATTTCGCGCCGCGCGCGGCGAAGATCCTGAATGGATAA